One window from the genome of Leucobacter aridicollis encodes:
- a CDS encoding Bax inhibitor-1/YccA family protein translates to MSNPALSNNPALNGKTLTAEELHRIYDQPAAATNRPGVDVPAESASNAGQPPVITPSDRPMTYENTISKTVFLFVIVLALGAVGWMMPALMIPGAIAGLVLGLVNSFKKEPSVPLIIAYAAAQGLFLGAISGTFEARLPGIVSQAVIGTLAVFGVTLLLFRSGKVRTSPRLTKIVLIAMAGYLVFSLINFVVMITGINSDPWGLRGGTLGLIIGGLAVLLAAYSLVMDFELVQNGVQNRVPEKWGWSAAFGLTVTLVWLYLEILRIIAIFRD, encoded by the coding sequence ATGAGCAATCCTGCACTCAGCAACAACCCGGCACTGAACGGGAAGACCCTCACCGCCGAGGAGCTGCACCGTATCTACGATCAGCCCGCGGCGGCGACGAACCGCCCTGGCGTCGACGTGCCTGCGGAGTCGGCTTCGAATGCCGGCCAGCCGCCGGTCATCACTCCGTCAGATCGCCCGATGACCTACGAGAACACGATCTCGAAGACCGTGTTCCTGTTCGTCATCGTGCTTGCCTTGGGCGCCGTCGGCTGGATGATGCCAGCGCTCATGATTCCCGGCGCGATCGCTGGTCTCGTGCTCGGTCTCGTGAACTCCTTCAAGAAGGAGCCGAGCGTCCCGCTTATCATCGCCTACGCCGCTGCGCAGGGGCTGTTCCTCGGCGCGATTTCTGGCACGTTCGAGGCTCGCCTCCCGGGCATCGTCTCGCAGGCAGTGATCGGAACGCTTGCAGTGTTCGGCGTCACCCTCCTGTTGTTCCGCAGCGGCAAGGTGCGCACAAGCCCGCGCCTCACCAAGATCGTGCTCATCGCGATGGCGGGCTACCTCGTGTTCTCGCTCATCAACTTCGTCGTGATGATCACCGGCATCAACAGCGACCCGTGGGGCCTTCGCGGCGGTACTCTCGGCCTCATCATCGGTGGCCTCGCAGTCTTGCTCGCCGCCTACTCGCTCGTAATGGATTTCGAGCTCGTGCAGAACGGCGTGCAGAACCGCGTCCCTGAGAAGTGGGGTTGGTCTGCCGCATTCGGCCTGACAGTCACGCTTGTATGGCTCTACCTCGAGATCCTGCGAATCATCGCGATCTTCCGCGACTAG
- a CDS encoding asparaginase domain-containing protein, producing the protein MRKTPPELPTILIFATGGTIGMHDVGSGLEPDPTFLEVLEERADRVASRFGYRARVNQLQPAIDSANADEETAPKIARALRARVGAMRASGVVVTHGTDTLAYTASRLAFELSGLGVPVVVTGSQFAHGARPTDAFDNLQLAIRAVTQANPSAPVAVAFGGKILPAVRVTKADAEALTAFRAERELGGAPRGLPGSPEDAPLVRADHARVTAIRFTPGLAAADLLALASTGTAALVLECYGAGNAPMSKPGMKDALRSISDRMPVVAITQCALGSVDTDRYAVGRQLAAAGVIAGADLTVEASIAKLGYLLDRGFTTEEIAHLMPMNLIGECVEPSRRPASARAGSVGN; encoded by the coding sequence ATGCGCAAGACACCGCCCGAGCTTCCCACGATCCTCATTTTCGCCACAGGCGGCACGATCGGGATGCATGACGTTGGGAGCGGGCTCGAACCAGACCCCACGTTCCTCGAGGTCCTCGAGGAACGTGCCGACAGGGTCGCTTCACGGTTCGGGTATCGCGCACGTGTGAACCAGCTCCAACCTGCGATCGACAGTGCGAACGCCGACGAAGAGACGGCCCCGAAGATCGCTCGCGCACTCCGCGCCCGGGTGGGCGCGATGCGGGCGAGCGGCGTCGTCGTCACGCATGGCACTGACACCCTCGCCTACACTGCGTCGCGGCTCGCGTTTGAACTATCGGGACTCGGGGTGCCTGTTGTCGTGACAGGCAGTCAGTTCGCGCACGGCGCCAGGCCCACCGACGCCTTCGATAATCTGCAGCTCGCGATCCGCGCGGTCACCCAGGCGAACCCGTCCGCCCCGGTGGCGGTCGCGTTCGGGGGCAAGATCCTGCCCGCGGTGCGCGTCACAAAGGCAGACGCTGAGGCCCTCACTGCGTTCCGCGCTGAGCGCGAGCTCGGCGGTGCACCGCGCGGGCTTCCCGGCAGCCCCGAGGACGCGCCGCTCGTGCGCGCCGACCACGCCCGAGTTACCGCGATCCGTTTCACTCCGGGTCTAGCGGCAGCAGATCTCCTCGCGCTCGCTTCGACAGGCACCGCTGCCCTGGTGCTCGAGTGCTACGGTGCAGGCAACGCGCCAATGTCGAAGCCGGGGATGAAGGATGCGCTGCGGAGCATTAGCGACCGCATGCCTGTCGTCGCGATCACCCAGTGCGCGCTTGGTAGCGTCGATACTGACCGCTACGCGGTGGGCCGACAGCTTGCAGCAGCGGGCGTCATTGCGGGCGCAGACCTCACAGTCGAGGCGTCAATCGCGAAGCTTGGCTACCTGCTGGATCGCGGCTTCACCACCGAAGAGATTGCGCATCTCATGCCCATGAATCTCATCGGCGAGTGCGTCGAGCCGTCGCGACGTCCGGCTTCGGCCCGCGCCGGGTCAGTCGGCAACTGA
- a CDS encoding ATP-dependent helicase codes for MSEFELLDPGAAFGGAQPADGTDPLLDGLNPEQRRAVVARGPALLIVAGAGSGKTRVLTHRIAHLIREKEAWPSQILAITFTNKAAAEMRERLGGLLGSGVEGMWVSTFHSACVRILRREAERFGYVSGFTIYDSADSRALLKRIIKDLDADTYGFTPANTSAKISKLKNELSDASDYASTMNPSDPRERLFTEIFTAYEQELKRANAFDFDDLIGQTVQLFRAHPDVAAIYKRRFRHILVDEYQDTNHAQYSLIRELTKSVEPAELATLVPPVRERELDGLGRIPGASLTVVGDSDQSIYAFRGADIRNIVEFERDFSNAEVVKLEQNYRSTQNILSAANAVIGNNFDRQDKKLWTAEGDGDKIVGFTGYSQHDEARFVAEEIEDLHRDGMAYGDIAVFYRTNSQTRALEELLIRSAIPYRVLGGTKFYDRAEIKDAMAYLTTIANPFDPIAWSRMLGAPKRGVGPMAEAHLANFQEAEGVSFHEAMERAAEIPALGPKIRTTVVELADMLTRATAMALGGGATDVLPPVAEEAEDKTADASQKKPAPVADVLKLVLDTTEMIEKLRAKRDPQDDARAENLEELLAVAREFDAQQPGAGLLAFLTEVSLVAAADDLDDQSGTVSLMTLHTAKGLEYPAVFITGVEEGLIPHQMSVDELGGINEERRLMYVGITRARQKLFITLASTRATFGDVAVAMPSRFLQEIPEGLIEWRQSPGEVTGRGGTASRALNAGRAPGAGGSSGASWSRNRDSQVSFGASGGGGSSAAVSEPASGNMQSALDKWRERKRLAKEAQAAGGGFPNTIVGNIRDNGDLELALGDRIRHDEYGEGRVNAVTGAGSKRVAHVTFDSVGERKLLVKLAPIEKVSE; via the coding sequence ATGAGTGAGTTCGAGCTTCTTGACCCAGGCGCAGCGTTCGGCGGCGCGCAGCCAGCAGACGGCACTGACCCGCTGCTTGACGGATTGAACCCGGAACAGCGGCGCGCAGTCGTCGCCCGCGGACCCGCGCTGCTGATCGTCGCGGGTGCGGGGTCAGGCAAGACCCGCGTGCTCACGCACCGCATCGCGCACCTCATTCGCGAGAAAGAGGCGTGGCCGAGCCAGATTCTCGCCATTACGTTCACCAACAAGGCTGCGGCTGAAATGCGGGAGCGCCTGGGCGGGCTGCTCGGCTCGGGCGTGGAGGGCATGTGGGTGTCGACTTTTCACTCGGCGTGCGTGCGCATTCTGCGGCGAGAAGCCGAGCGCTTCGGGTACGTTTCGGGCTTCACTATCTACGACTCGGCAGACTCGCGTGCGCTACTCAAGCGCATCATCAAAGACCTCGACGCCGATACCTATGGCTTCACACCGGCGAATACGAGCGCGAAGATCTCGAAGCTGAAGAACGAGCTCTCTGACGCGTCCGACTACGCCTCAACGATGAACCCGAGCGACCCGCGCGAGCGACTTTTCACCGAGATCTTCACTGCGTACGAGCAAGAACTGAAGCGGGCGAACGCCTTCGACTTCGACGACCTCATCGGGCAGACCGTGCAGCTGTTCCGCGCGCACCCCGACGTTGCTGCGATCTACAAGCGCAGGTTCCGCCACATCCTCGTCGATGAGTACCAAGATACGAACCACGCGCAGTACTCGCTCATCCGCGAGCTGACGAAGAGCGTTGAGCCCGCCGAGCTCGCGACACTCGTACCGCCCGTGCGCGAGCGCGAGCTCGATGGCCTCGGCCGGATTCCGGGCGCGAGCCTTACCGTCGTCGGCGACTCCGACCAATCGATCTACGCGTTCCGTGGCGCAGACATCCGCAACATCGTCGAGTTTGAGCGCGACTTCTCGAACGCCGAGGTTGTGAAGCTCGAGCAGAACTACCGGTCGACGCAGAACATCCTGAGCGCCGCGAATGCCGTCATCGGCAACAACTTCGATCGCCAGGACAAGAAACTGTGGACGGCGGAGGGCGACGGCGACAAGATTGTCGGCTTCACCGGCTACTCTCAGCACGACGAGGCGCGTTTCGTCGCCGAAGAGATTGAGGATCTTCACCGGGACGGTATGGCCTACGGCGATATCGCCGTCTTCTACCGCACCAACTCGCAGACGCGAGCGCTTGAGGAGCTGCTCATTCGGTCGGCGATTCCGTATCGGGTGCTTGGCGGTACGAAGTTCTACGACCGCGCCGAGATCAAGGACGCGATGGCGTACCTCACGACAATTGCGAATCCGTTTGATCCCATTGCTTGGTCGCGCATGCTTGGAGCGCCGAAGCGCGGCGTCGGGCCGATGGCGGAGGCTCACCTCGCGAACTTCCAGGAAGCCGAGGGCGTCTCGTTCCATGAGGCGATGGAGCGCGCCGCCGAGATCCCGGCGCTCGGACCGAAGATTCGCACCACAGTCGTCGAGCTTGCCGACATGCTGACGCGAGCGACCGCAATGGCGCTTGGCGGCGGGGCCACCGACGTGCTGCCGCCCGTCGCCGAGGAAGCTGAGGACAAGACCGCTGACGCGTCGCAGAAGAAGCCGGCGCCAGTCGCAGACGTGCTGAAGCTCGTGCTCGACACGACAGAGATGATCGAGAAGCTTCGCGCGAAGCGAGACCCGCAGGACGACGCGCGAGCGGAGAACCTCGAGGAGCTTCTCGCTGTGGCGCGAGAGTTCGACGCGCAGCAGCCCGGGGCAGGCCTCCTCGCGTTCCTCACCGAGGTGTCGCTCGTTGCAGCGGCTGACGACCTCGACGATCAGAGCGGCACTGTCTCACTGATGACGCTGCACACCGCGAAGGGCCTCGAATACCCTGCTGTCTTTATCACGGGCGTCGAGGAGGGGCTTATCCCGCACCAGATGTCGGTCGATGAGCTCGGCGGAATCAACGAAGAACGGCGGCTGATGTACGTCGGCATCACGCGTGCCAGGCAGAAGCTCTTCATCACGCTCGCATCGACGCGTGCAACGTTCGGAGACGTCGCGGTCGCGATGCCGTCGCGGTTCCTCCAGGAGATCCCCGAGGGCCTCATCGAATGGCGGCAGTCGCCGGGTGAAGTCACCGGGCGGGGTGGTACCGCCTCCCGGGCGCTCAACGCTGGCCGTGCGCCGGGTGCTGGAGGGTCGAGCGGTGCCTCGTGGTCGCGAAACCGTGACTCGCAGGTCTCGTTTGGGGCGAGCGGTGGTGGCGGCAGCTCCGCGGCGGTGTCCGAGCCTGCGAGCGGCAACATGCAGTCAGCGCTCGACAAGTGGCGCGAGCGCAAGCGCCTCGCCAAGGAAGCTCAGGCCGCGGGCGGGGGATTTCCGAACACCATCGTCGGCAACATTCGAGATAACGGCGATCTCGAACTCGCCCTCGGGGACCGTATCAGGCATGACGAATATGGTGAGGGCCGAGTCAACGCGGTCACCGGCGCCGGCTCAAAGCGTGTCGCACACGTCACATTCGACAGCGTCGGCGAGCGCAAGCTGCTCGTAAAGCTCGCGCCGATCGAGAAGGTCTCGGAGTAG
- a CDS encoding Nramp family divalent metal transporter, whose product MTSTPVTATAQGAPPKRGVFSSIGPAFITAALVFGPGSIATASAMGASFGYELIWVPVIATILMLCFVNIGVRIGLTTDTSILGTVAHRLTGIVAIIVGLGSFLVVTSFQAGNSAGTGAAGQLLFGGDPRFFAVLFTVIGLIFVWIPKFYPALEKLMVVVIIVLLVAMITTAVVSKPDLGAVVGGLVPSIPDGSIPLIVGLAATTFSIVGALYQIQLVREKGWTSGDFKLARRDAVLGTLILGALSTVIMIAAAATLNPAGIEANSPAALAQILEPIGSWAVWLFAIGLWAAAFSSLLGNSTIGGSMLAGVFKIDGGGLASAPVKACISLVIVLGGVIATVFGGIPIQLIITAQAVTIIVVPLIGAVMVFLGRHRDRGELRIKTPQLVLALFGLAFLLFLAGSYVVKLAG is encoded by the coding sequence ATGACCTCCACTCCCGTCACAGCCACCGCGCAAGGGGCGCCACCAAAACGCGGCGTCTTTAGCTCGATCGGTCCGGCTTTCATCACCGCTGCGCTTGTCTTCGGGCCAGGATCGATCGCGACAGCGAGCGCGATGGGCGCGTCGTTCGGTTATGAGCTCATCTGGGTCCCTGTGATCGCGACGATTCTCATGCTCTGCTTCGTGAACATCGGAGTGCGCATCGGCCTGACGACAGACACGAGTATCCTCGGGACCGTCGCGCACCGGTTGACTGGCATCGTGGCGATCATCGTCGGCCTTGGATCTTTCCTCGTCGTGACATCGTTCCAGGCCGGCAACTCGGCCGGCACAGGGGCTGCGGGCCAGCTCTTGTTCGGTGGCGACCCCCGGTTCTTCGCCGTGCTCTTCACTGTCATCGGGCTCATCTTCGTGTGGATCCCCAAGTTCTACCCGGCCCTCGAGAAGCTGATGGTCGTCGTGATCATCGTGCTCCTCGTCGCGATGATCACGACAGCCGTGGTGAGCAAGCCCGATCTCGGCGCTGTCGTCGGCGGTCTGGTTCCCTCGATCCCCGACGGCTCTATCCCACTCATCGTCGGGCTCGCGGCAACGACGTTCTCGATTGTCGGCGCCCTCTATCAAATCCAGCTCGTACGCGAGAAGGGATGGACGAGCGGCGACTTCAAGCTCGCGCGCCGCGATGCCGTACTCGGCACGCTCATCCTCGGGGCACTGTCGACCGTCATCATGATCGCCGCCGCCGCGACGCTCAACCCTGCAGGCATCGAAGCGAACTCCCCGGCCGCGCTCGCCCAGATCCTCGAGCCGATCGGTTCGTGGGCGGTCTGGCTCTTCGCGATCGGCCTGTGGGCTGCGGCGTTCTCGTCGCTACTCGGCAATTCGACGATCGGTGGGTCGATGCTCGCGGGTGTGTTCAAGATCGACGGCGGTGGCCTCGCGTCTGCGCCAGTCAAGGCGTGCATCTCGCTCGTCATCGTGCTCGGCGGGGTGATCGCGACGGTGTTCGGCGGGATTCCGATCCAGCTCATCATCACGGCGCAGGCCGTGACAATCATTGTCGTACCGCTCATTGGCGCCGTGATGGTGTTCCTCGGCAGGCACCGCGACCGCGGCGAACTGCGCATCAAGACGCCACAGCTTGTCCTCGCGCTTTTCGGCCTCGCGTTCCTGCTATTCCTCGCGGGGAGCTACGTCGTGAAGCTGGCAGGCTAA
- a CDS encoding amidohydrolase family protein yields the protein MRIDAHHHLWDQTVRRQSWMDEATQVVIGGPYTADDWATTAAPAGVTHGVFVQTVPDPAETPEVLALAAEDARLAAVVGWIDIDTDTGAAGAKLDALREGTGGEHLTGVRVAGEHNPDPDYLDSPPVHNLARALGDRNLTLDLLLAPANLRAAERLAAANPETRMIVNHLAKPTLRNADFTEWERAITAIAAHDLVACKLSGFLTFDGRKMTAERLAPYGSVALTAFGPNRMMFGSDWPVSVLGGGYADAVAITENFLAQLSPAEQAAVWAGTARSWYSGLAAAIDESIRTDSTPTRSAAGRDSSQRIS from the coding sequence ATGAGAATCGACGCACACCACCACCTGTGGGATCAGACAGTGCGGCGTCAGAGCTGGATGGACGAGGCAACCCAGGTCGTCATCGGGGGCCCATATACCGCGGATGACTGGGCGACAACCGCCGCCCCTGCCGGGGTCACTCACGGAGTGTTTGTCCAGACAGTGCCAGACCCCGCGGAGACACCAGAAGTACTTGCACTCGCTGCGGAGGATGCGCGTCTGGCCGCAGTCGTCGGATGGATCGACATCGATACCGACACGGGCGCAGCGGGCGCGAAGCTCGACGCCCTCCGTGAAGGGACCGGCGGCGAGCACCTCACCGGCGTGCGCGTCGCTGGTGAGCACAATCCCGACCCTGACTACCTCGACTCCCCGCCAGTCCACAATCTCGCCCGGGCGCTCGGCGATCGCAACCTCACGCTCGACCTGCTGCTCGCCCCCGCCAACCTGCGGGCGGCGGAGCGGCTCGCGGCAGCGAATCCGGAGACCCGCATGATCGTCAATCACCTGGCGAAGCCAACGCTGCGCAACGCGGACTTCACCGAGTGGGAGCGGGCGATTACCGCGATCGCCGCCCACGATCTTGTTGCCTGCAAGCTCTCGGGCTTTCTCACATTCGACGGACGCAAGATGACGGCGGAGCGGCTCGCCCCATATGGGAGCGTTGCGCTCACGGCGTTCGGGCCCAATCGCATGATGTTTGGCAGCGACTGGCCGGTCAGCGTCCTTGGAGGAGGCTATGCAGACGCCGTCGCCATCACCGAGAACTTCCTCGCCCAACTGAGCCCCGCTGAGCAAGCTGCGGTATGGGCAGGGACCGCCCGATCCTGGTACAGCGGTCTCGCAGCGGCGATTGACGAATCCATCCGCACGGACAGCACCCCCACCCGCTCGGCCGCCGGCCGCGACAGCTCGCAAAGGATCTCATGA
- a CDS encoding NYN domain-containing protein gives MQNGRVAVYLDFDNIVLSWYDRVHGRNSFSRDRQHIAEGDRSPEIAARLEAAVVDVGAIIDYASSFGTLVLTRAYADWSAPMNAEYRSQLVARAVDLVQLFPAAAYAKNGADIRLAVDTVEDMFRLEDLTHVIIVAGDSDYVPLAQRCKRLGRYVVGVGVAGSTAKSLAAACDEFTSYDSLPGVQPPRQRGDDEKARRGRGSSKRGGATGATDKHAADLAVGTAADTASNEPASGAVIDSASDQVSAPAEASRSGSKRSSAVKQSQPTRKAASEPHATDADGLDEDTLDSEFESEEERDIAVTGLLIRALWLSQDTDDSGWLYSSAVKQQMRRMDPSFNEKALGFRSFSDFLRSRSDVVELEESGHERLVRLADQSE, from the coding sequence ATGCAAAACGGTCGCGTAGCGGTCTACCTCGACTTCGACAACATCGTGCTCTCGTGGTACGACCGAGTGCACGGCCGGAACTCGTTCTCACGTGACAGACAACACATTGCTGAGGGCGATCGCAGCCCAGAGATCGCCGCTCGGCTCGAGGCCGCGGTCGTCGACGTCGGTGCGATCATCGACTACGCATCATCGTTTGGCACGCTCGTGCTGACGCGAGCATACGCTGACTGGTCCGCGCCCATGAACGCGGAGTACAGGTCGCAGCTCGTTGCACGCGCTGTCGATCTTGTGCAGCTGTTTCCGGCTGCTGCATACGCGAAGAACGGCGCCGACATTCGACTCGCGGTCGACACCGTCGAAGACATGTTTCGCCTCGAAGATCTCACTCACGTGATCATCGTCGCAGGCGACTCGGACTACGTGCCGCTCGCGCAGCGTTGCAAACGCCTCGGCCGGTACGTCGTCGGGGTGGGCGTCGCTGGCTCGACGGCAAAGTCCCTCGCCGCCGCGTGCGACGAGTTCACGAGCTACGACTCGCTGCCTGGCGTCCAGCCACCACGGCAGCGCGGCGACGACGAGAAGGCGAGGCGCGGTCGGGGGAGCTCGAAGCGCGGGGGTGCAACGGGCGCGACCGACAAGCATGCCGCAGACCTCGCCGTGGGAACTGCGGCTGACACCGCCAGCAACGAACCGGCGTCAGGGGCCGTGATCGACTCAGCTTCGGATCAGGTCTCCGCGCCTGCCGAGGCGAGCCGCTCGGGGAGCAAACGTAGCTCGGCGGTGAAGCAGAGCCAACCGACTCGAAAGGCCGCCTCAGAACCCCACGCCACAGACGCCGATGGCCTCGACGAAGACACGCTCGACTCGGAGTTTGAGAGTGAAGAAGAGCGGGATATTGCGGTCACCGGCCTCCTGATCCGCGCGTTGTGGCTCAGCCAAGACACCGACGACTCGGGCTGGCTGTACAGTTCGGCAGTGAAGCAGCAGATGCGCCGGATGGACCCGTCGTTCAACGAGAAGGCGCTCGGGTTCCGTTCGTTCTCCGACTTCCTGCGCTCGCGCTCCGACGTCGTCGAGCTCGAGGAGAGCGGGCACGAGCGGCTCGTGCGCCTCGCGGACCAGTCGGAGTAG
- a CDS encoding aldo/keto reductase translates to MSPNISRRITRTGLELTELGLGGAQFGNLYRAMPDSTVDEIVDAAWDAGIRFFDTAPHYGLGLSEERLGAALRRYPREEYVVATKVGRLIRPNPGGTGEDTEGFAVPATKRRLLDYSEAGVLTSVEESLERLGLDRIDIAFIHDPDEHWDEAISGAVPALRRLRDEGTITSFGAGMNQSAMLARFITEGDADLVMVAGRFTLLEQASLADLFPAARAAHASVVVAGVYNSGLLATPRPAPDAQYNYAAAPAELVARTNALADVCELHGVSLPDAALAFALRQPSVASVVVGASRQGHIPDTVARYEKTVADALWQDLVSAGLVDERAFN, encoded by the coding sequence ATGAGCCCCAACATTTCCCGCCGGATCACGCGCACTGGCCTGGAACTGACCGAGCTCGGCCTCGGCGGCGCACAGTTCGGCAATCTGTACCGAGCGATGCCCGATTCGACTGTCGATGAGATCGTTGACGCAGCGTGGGACGCCGGCATTCGGTTCTTCGACACTGCCCCGCACTACGGCCTCGGCCTCTCCGAGGAGCGCCTCGGCGCCGCCCTTCGCCGGTACCCACGCGAGGAATACGTCGTCGCCACGAAAGTCGGCCGCCTGATTCGCCCAAATCCCGGTGGAACCGGCGAGGACACCGAGGGATTCGCGGTCCCAGCGACGAAGCGACGGCTGCTCGACTACAGCGAGGCGGGCGTGCTGACCTCGGTTGAGGAGAGCCTGGAGCGCCTCGGGCTCGACAGGATCGACATCGCGTTCATTCACGATCCTGACGAGCACTGGGATGAGGCAATCTCGGGAGCAGTTCCAGCGCTACGCCGGCTCCGCGACGAGGGCACCATCACAAGCTTCGGCGCAGGCATGAACCAGTCCGCCATGCTCGCCCGGTTCATCACCGAGGGTGACGCTGACCTGGTGATGGTGGCGGGAAGATTCACGCTGCTCGAGCAAGCCTCGCTCGCCGACCTGTTCCCTGCCGCTCGGGCTGCACATGCTTCGGTCGTGGTCGCCGGCGTCTACAACTCCGGCCTACTCGCGACCCCTCGCCCCGCTCCCGACGCGCAGTACAACTATGCTGCCGCCCCCGCCGAGCTCGTCGCGCGCACGAACGCGCTCGCCGACGTCTGCGAACTGCACGGCGTCTCGCTCCCCGATGCGGCCCTCGCGTTCGCGCTGCGGCAGCCCAGCGTGGCTTCCGTCGTCGTCGGAGCGTCGCGCCAGGGCCATATTCCCGATACTGTCGCGCGCTACGAGAAGACGGTTGCAGACGCCCTCTGGCAGGATCTCGTCTCGGCCGGACTCGTCGACGAGCGCGCGTTCAACTAG
- a CDS encoding glycerophosphodiester phosphodiesterase family protein, whose amino-acid sequence MSEPQALPLIIGHRGAPGYRPEHSEASYRLAFDLGADAVEPDVVVTSDGVLVVRHENEISGTTDVASRREFKSRRTTKVVDGVRMTGWFTEDFTWAELATLRCVERLKRVRADNRAYDGQEPMLRLSDVLRIVDEESDRGGRPLGVVLEVKHADYFTSIGFDIAALIQDELARTGWADRPERLTIECFELGVLLRLRQAGVRASYVFLAERNGAPADEVAHSGETGVRANTYEWYRSDAGLDYLASRVDGISVDKGSLIRTNAIGLAAGPEDLVARAHARGLLVYTWTLRPENRYLNLRFHSSLSGAEWGDWQSEFSLVLSSGVDGIFVDHPDLGVAAREAESVAD is encoded by the coding sequence ATGTCAGAGCCCCAGGCACTCCCACTCATCATTGGGCACCGCGGTGCACCCGGGTATCGCCCTGAGCACTCTGAAGCGTCGTACAGGCTCGCGTTCGATCTTGGTGCCGACGCCGTCGAGCCTGACGTCGTCGTCACGAGCGACGGAGTGCTCGTCGTGCGCCACGAGAATGAGATCTCTGGGACCACCGACGTGGCCTCGCGAAGGGAGTTCAAGAGTCGCCGCACCACGAAGGTCGTTGACGGAGTCCGTATGACGGGGTGGTTCACTGAGGACTTCACCTGGGCCGAGCTCGCAACACTCAGGTGCGTCGAACGGCTCAAGCGCGTGCGGGCCGACAACCGTGCGTACGACGGCCAGGAGCCGATGCTGCGCCTCAGCGATGTGCTGCGCATCGTCGACGAGGAGAGCGATCGGGGCGGGCGGCCGCTCGGCGTCGTGCTTGAGGTGAAGCACGCAGACTACTTCACATCGATCGGGTTCGACATCGCTGCGCTGATTCAAGACGAGCTCGCGCGCACGGGGTGGGCCGATCGGCCCGAGCGGCTCACGATCGAGTGCTTCGAGCTCGGCGTACTCCTGCGGCTCAGGCAGGCCGGGGTGCGTGCCAGCTACGTGTTTCTCGCCGAACGCAACGGTGCGCCCGCGGACGAGGTGGCGCACTCAGGAGAGACCGGTGTGCGCGCGAACACGTATGAGTGGTACCGGAGTGACGCAGGGCTCGACTACCTTGCATCGCGCGTCGATGGGATTAGTGTTGACAAGGGAAGTCTCATTCGCACGAACGCAATTGGGCTTGCGGCGGGCCCCGAGGACCTCGTGGCCCGCGCTCATGCCCGAGGCCTGCTCGTCTACACCTGGACGCTCCGGCCTGAGAACAGGTACCTGAACTTGCGGTTCCACTCGTCGCTGAGCGGTGCCGAGTGGGGGGACTGGCAGTCCGAGTTCTCGCTCGTGCTGTCGTCGGGGGTCGACGGGATTTTCGTTGACCACCCAGACCTCGGCGTCGCCGCGCGCGAGGCGGAGTCAGTTGCCGACTGA